A single Phoenix dactylifera cultivar Barhee BC4 chromosome 1, palm_55x_up_171113_PBpolish2nd_filt_p, whole genome shotgun sequence DNA region contains:
- the LOC103704318 gene encoding WD repeat-containing protein 36 produces the protein MGIFEPYRAIGYITSGVPFSVQRLGTETFVTVSVGKAWQIYDCAKLTLVLAGPQLPKKIRALASHKDYTFAAFGTEIGVFKRAQQVAAWSRHEEKINSLLLFGDHILSLDIKGNVFIWAFKGVKLNLEPVGHIQLEAKFSPSCIMHPDTYLNKVIVGSQEGPLQLWNISTKEKIYEFTGWNSSVCCCVASPALDVVAVGCSDGMIHIHNLRYDEELISFTHSTRGAVTALSFRTDGQPLLASGGSSGIISIWNLEKRRLQSVIREAHDGSIISLHFLANEPVLMSSAGDNSIKMWIFDTTDGDARLLRFRSGHSAPPLCVRFYGNGRYILSAGQDRAFRLFSVIQDQQSRELSQRHVTKRARKLRTKEEEIKLKPVIAFDFAEIRERDWCNVVTCHMDTPRAYVWRLQNFVLGEHILSPSTDNQTPVKACAISACGNFAILGTEGGWVERFNLQSGISRGSYMDISEARQCAHNGEVVGVACDATNSIMISAGYQGDIKVWDFKSRELRSRWEVGCGVTKIVYHRTNGLLATVADDMVLRLFDVVALRLVRKFEGHTDRITDLCLSEDGKWLLSSSMDGSLRIWDVIFARQIDALHVDVPITAVSLSPSVDIMATSHVDQNGVYLWVNQAMFSGSSNIDFYGSGKEVRKVQMPSASSKEVSEEDESIHASGDPYQIEKACPVPYHSLQMPNLITLSLLPRSQWQSLTNLDIIKLRNKPVEPPKKPEKAPFFLPSIPSLSGEILFQPNVDTTNEEKNNKNNELMRNNKKVDLSSQFILLLQSCAETRNFSAFTDYIKSLSPSTLDVELRMLQIIDDGDLQNIDQRPELHSIGQLLDYFIHELSSRNNFEFIQAVIRLFLKIHGETVRCHTTLQDKAKRLLEVQSLVWQRIDKMFQSARCLVTFLSNSQF, from the exons ATGGGGATATTCGAACCCTATCGAGCAATCGGTTACATCACTAGTGGTGTCCCCTTCTCCGTCCAGAGACTGGGGACCGAGACCTTCGTCACCGTCAGCGTTGGAAAAGCGTGGCAGATCTATGAT tGTGCTAAGTTGACATTAGTGCTTGCTG GACCCCAATTACCGAAGAAGATCCGAGCTCTTGCATCCCACAAGGACTACACATTTGCTGCTTTCGGAACTGAAATTGGAGTTTTCAAACGTGCTCAGCAG GTAGCCGCATGGAGCAGACATGAAGAAAAAATTAATTCATTACTTTTGTTTGGAGACCATATTCTAAGCCTTGATATTAAAGGTAATGTATTTATATGGGCATTTAAAGGAGTAAAACTGAACCTTGAACCAGTTGGACATATTCAGTTAGAAGCCAAATTCTCTCCAAGCTGTATAATGCATCCTGATACTTACTTAAACAAG GTCATTGTTGGTAGCCAAGAAGGTCCGTTGCAATTATGGAACATCAGCACCAAggaaaaaatatatgaattcaCAGGCTGGAATTCATCTGTTTGTTGCTGTGTTGCATCGCCTGCATTGGATGTAGTTGCAGTTGGCTGTTCTGATGGAATGATTCACATTCACAACCTGCGTTATGATGAAGAGTTAATTTCATTCACCCATTCTACACGTGGTGCTGTGACTGCTTTATCATTTAGAACTG ATGGACAACCTCTTCTAGCGTCTGGGGGTTCATCGGGCATTATAAGCATATGGAATCTGGAGAAAAGAAGACTACAATCAGTCATCAGGGAAGCTCATGATGGTTCAATAATATCACTCCATTTTTTGGCGAATGAGCCTGTTCTTATGAGTTCTGCTGGAGATAATTCAATAAAA ATGTGGATATTTGATACAACTGATGGGGATGCTCGTCTTTTACGCTTTCGAAGTGGTCATAGTGCTCCACCGCTGTGCGTAAG ATTCTATGGAAATGGAAGATACATTTTATCAGCTGGTCAGGATCGTGCTTTTCGTCTTTTCTCTGTCATTCAG GATCAACAAAGTAGGGAGCTTTCTCAGCGGCATGTAACTAAGAGAGCCAGGAAACTTAGAACAAAG GAAGAAGAGATTAAACTGAAGCCTGTCATTGCATTTGATTTTG CTGAGATTCGTGAGCGTGATTGGTGCAACGTTGTCACTTGTCATATGGATACTCCACGGGCATACGTATGGCGACTTCAGAACTTTGTTCTCGGTGAGCATATTCTGTCACCATCTACAGACAACCAGACACCGGTTAAG GCCTGTGCAATAAGTGCATGTGGTAATTTTGCCATCTTGGGCACTGAAGGTGGTTGGGTCGAAAGATTTAATCTTCAATCAGGAATTAGCCGAGGCAGTTACATGGATATTTCTGAGGCAAGACAGTGTGCACATAATGGGGAAGTTGTTGGAGTAGCTTGTGATGCTACAAACAGCATTATGATAAGTGCGGGATACCAGGGTGATATCAAG GTGTGGGATTTTAAAAGTCGTGAACTAAGATCTAGATGGGAAGTTGGATGTGGTGTTACAAAAATTGTATATCACCGAACGAATG GTCTTCTGGCAACTGTAGCAGATGATATGGTTCTCCGGCTGTTTGATGTTGTGGCACTACGGTTGGTTCGTAAATTTGAAGGTCATACAGATCGTATCACTGATTTGTGCTTGAGTGAGGATGGAAAATGGCTACTGTCTTCCAGTATGGATGGGAGTCTAAGAATCTGGGATGTCATATTTGCTAGACAAATAGATGCATTACATGTTGATGTGCCTATAACAGCAGTATCTCTATCTCCTTCCGTGGATATTATGGCAACTTCTCATGTCGATCAAAATGGTGTCTATCTTTG GGTTAATCAGGCAATGTTCTCTGGATCCTCCAATATCGACTTCTATGGAAGTGGGAAAGAAGTTCGGAAAGTCCAAATGCCATCTGCTTCTTCAAAGGAAGTATCTGAGGAAGATGAATCCATTCATGCTTCAGGGGATCCATATCAAATAGAAAAAGCTTGCCCTGTGCCTTATCATAGTCTTCAAATGCCTAATCTGATCACACTTTCCTTGCTTCCTAGGAGCCAATGGCAAAGTTTGACTAATTTAGACATTATAAAG CTGCGTAACAAGCCAGTTGAACCGCCAAAGAAGCCAGAAAAAGCACCTTTCTTCTTGCCATCAATTCCATCTCTTTCAGGGGAGATATTGTTTCAGCCTAATGTGGACACTACcaatgaagaaaaaaataacaaaaataatgagCTGATGCGTAATAACAAAAAAGTTGATTTATCTTCGCAGTTTATTCTGCTGCTACAGTCCTGTGCAGAAACCAGAAATT tTTCAGCATTCACAGACTATATTAAAAGTTTATCTCCTTCAACTCTAGATGTGGAGCTTCGTATGCTGCAGATAATAGATGATGGAGATTTGCAAAATATAGATCAGAGGCCAGAGTTGCATTCTATTGGACAGCTTTTGGATTATTTTATTCATGAGCTTTCCTCCAGAAATAACTTTGAATTTATTCAAGCAGTTATTAGATTGTTTCTTAAG ATACATGGTGAAACAGTGCGGTGTCATACAACTCTACAGGACAAGGCAAAGAGGCTTCTGGAGGTTCAAAGTTTGGTTTGGCAGAGGATAGATAAGATGTTTCAAAGTGCCAGATGCCTGGTTACATTCCTCAGCAATTCACAATTCTAG